The following are encoded together in the Bacillus sp. NP157 genome:
- a CDS encoding sensor histidine kinase N-terminal domain-containing protein — MPERRHAARRPARPSLRRRLLTFLLVPVLGVLVVDAVVAYFVALAYSNRVHDADLSDSALTLSEMIGSDALRGELTAQARFLLEYDPDGRNYYEVVSDRNGRLIGNAELSGPGHPVDVDAPPALYDTELGHKALRAAIMRVPDHHDSGSTLTIKVAENLRDRHQRAREILLLTLPIQALLIIAVLSLVWFGVSHGLGVLEPLTMRLGRRGHDLGPIGEEDVPVEILPLTRTIDDLFARMRNMLGLQERFIADAAHQLRTPLAGIQLHVERIGHAGDEAQQRDALSHIHRLAARAARTSAQLLALTRTQSPDLPDHDGMALIDLSEVVPEAVGMRVHQALALGVDLGYEGIDGACVVRGDALQVQEVIDNLVDNAFHYAGRGHAVTVSVGRDAGDAVLAVDDDGPGVADAFLDQLGERFFRVPGADEDGTGLGLAIVESIAERHGARVGFGRSALGGLRVELRFPPPSDPADDRKAH, encoded by the coding sequence ATGCCTGAACGCCGCCACGCGGCGCGCCGCCCGGCGCGCCCCAGCCTGCGCCGGCGCCTGCTCACCTTCCTGCTTGTTCCCGTGCTCGGCGTGCTGGTCGTCGACGCCGTAGTCGCGTATTTCGTCGCGCTCGCCTACTCCAACCGCGTGCACGACGCCGACCTGTCAGATTCCGCGCTCACCCTCTCCGAGATGATCGGCAGCGATGCGCTGCGCGGTGAACTGACCGCCCAGGCGCGCTTCCTGCTCGAGTACGACCCCGACGGACGCAACTACTACGAAGTGGTCAGCGACCGGAATGGCCGCCTGATCGGCAACGCCGAGCTTTCCGGCCCCGGCCACCCGGTCGACGTCGACGCCCCGCCCGCGCTGTACGACACCGAGCTGGGCCACAAGGCGTTGCGCGCCGCCATCATGCGCGTGCCCGACCACCACGACAGCGGCAGCACGCTGACGATCAAGGTGGCCGAGAACCTGCGCGATCGCCACCAGCGGGCCCGCGAGATCCTCCTGCTCACCCTGCCCATCCAGGCCTTGCTGATCATCGCCGTGCTCTCGCTGGTCTGGTTCGGCGTCAGCCACGGCCTGGGCGTGCTCGAGCCGCTGACGATGCGGCTGGGCCGCCGCGGCCACGACCTCGGCCCGATCGGCGAGGAAGACGTGCCGGTGGAGATCCTGCCGCTGACCCGCACCATCGACGACCTGTTCGCGCGCATGCGCAACATGCTCGGCCTGCAGGAACGCTTCATCGCCGATGCCGCCCACCAGCTACGCACGCCGCTGGCCGGCATCCAGCTGCACGTGGAGCGGATCGGCCACGCCGGCGACGAGGCCCAGCAACGCGACGCGCTGTCGCACATCCACCGCCTCGCCGCCCGCGCCGCCCGCACCTCGGCCCAGCTGCTCGCCCTCACCCGGACCCAGTCGCCCGACCTGCCCGACCACGACGGCATGGCGCTGATCGACCTGTCCGAGGTGGTGCCCGAGGCCGTGGGCATGCGCGTGCACCAGGCCCTCGCCCTCGGCGTGGACCTCGGCTACGAGGGTATCGACGGCGCCTGCGTCGTCCGCGGCGACGCCCTTCAGGTGCAGGAAGTGATCGACAACCTGGTCGACAACGCCTTCCACTACGCCGGCCGCGGCCACGCCGTCACCGTCTCGGTCGGCCGCGACGCGGGTGACGCCGTGCTGGCCGTGGACGACGACGGCCCCGGCGTCGCCGACGCCTTCCTCGACCAGTTGGGCGAACGCTTCTTCCGCGTGCCCGGGGCGGACGAAGACGGCACCGGCCTGGGCCTGGCCATCGTCGAGAGCATCGCCGAGCGCCACGGCGCCCGGGTCGGCTTCGGCCGCTCGGCCCTGGGCGGCCTGCGGGTCGAGTTGCGCTTCCCGCCGCCCAGCGACCCGGCCGACGACCGGAAAGCTCACTGA
- a CDS encoding response regulator — MPTMRILLAEDDASIAAAVRAALQQGGHAIDHVTDGASADHALRDHDYDLLVLDLGLPQLDGTEVLARARKRGASLPVLVVTAREGLKERVRVLDLGADDYLVKPFALAEFEARVRALLRRRTSNGTPEFKIGRLRLDIPGHRAWIADTPLDLTAREFGLIEALATRADKVTSRAQLVEALCNWDEDLTDNGLDIALHRLRKKLQGSGTNVRTIRGLGYLLEESADA; from the coding sequence TTGCCTACCATGCGCATACTCCTCGCCGAAGACGACGCCTCCATCGCCGCCGCGGTTCGCGCTGCCCTGCAACAGGGTGGGCACGCGATCGACCACGTAACCGACGGTGCCTCTGCCGACCACGCCTTGCGCGACCACGACTACGACCTGCTGGTGCTCGACCTGGGCCTGCCCCAGCTCGATGGCACCGAGGTGCTGGCACGTGCGCGCAAGCGCGGCGCCAGCCTGCCCGTGCTGGTCGTCACCGCGCGCGAAGGCCTGAAGGAGCGCGTCCGCGTGCTCGACCTGGGCGCGGACGACTACCTGGTCAAACCCTTCGCGCTGGCTGAGTTCGAGGCACGCGTGCGTGCCCTGCTCCGCCGGCGCACCAGCAACGGCACGCCGGAGTTCAAGATCGGTCGCCTGCGCCTGGACATCCCCGGCCACCGTGCCTGGATCGCCGACACCCCGCTGGACCTGACAGCCCGCGAGTTCGGCCTCATCGAAGCGCTGGCCACGCGCGCCGACAAGGTCACCAGCCGCGCCCAGTTGGTCGAGGCCCTGTGCAACTGGGACGAGGACCTGACCGACAACGGCCTGGACATCGCCCTGCACCGCCTGCGCAAGAAGCTCCAGGGCTCGGGCACCAACGTGCGCACCATCCGCGGCCTGGGCTACCTGCTCGAAGAATCGGCCGATGCCTGA
- a CDS encoding PepSY-associated TM helix domain-containing protein: MRDTVDRTRRAFWLKHLHRWHWISSAISLVVLLMFAITGFTLNHAAQIEADPRVVRHAATLPAPLLRRLVDPGRKSAPVDDAVARYVHDQAGADIGGRDGDWSDDEVYVSLPRPGGDAWVSIDRETGAVQYEATDRGWLAWFNDLHKGRNTGAAWRWFIDLFALACVVFAATGLLLLKMHAGQRRMTWPMVVLGFVLPLVLALVFIH, from the coding sequence ATGCGCGATACCGTCGACCGGACACGCCGTGCGTTCTGGCTAAAACACCTGCATCGCTGGCATTGGATCAGCTCCGCGATATCGCTCGTGGTGCTGCTGATGTTCGCCATCACAGGCTTCACCCTGAACCACGCCGCGCAGATCGAGGCCGACCCGCGCGTCGTGCGCCATGCCGCGACCCTGCCTGCGCCCTTGCTCAGGCGCCTGGTCGATCCCGGCCGCAAGTCGGCGCCAGTGGACGATGCCGTCGCCCGCTATGTCCATGACCAGGCCGGCGCCGACATCGGCGGCCGCGACGGCGACTGGAGCGACGATGAGGTCTACGTGTCGCTTCCGCGCCCGGGTGGCGATGCGTGGGTCAGCATCGATCGGGAGACCGGCGCGGTGCAGTACGAGGCCACCGATCGCGGCTGGCTGGCCTGGTTCAACGACCTGCACAAGGGCCGCAACACCGGCGCGGCCTGGCGCTGGTTCATCGACCTGTTCGCGCTGGCCTGCGTGGTGTTCGCCGCCACCGGGCTGCTGTTGCTCAAGATGCACGCCGGCCAGCGCCGCATGACCTGGCCCATGGTGGTGCTGGGCTTCGTGCTGCCGCTGGTGCTGGCCCTGGTATTCATCCACTGA
- a CDS encoding DUF2271 domain-containing protein — MHRCLPIALCLFAAPAFAADMNLTVEIPTLKAAEYHRPYVAVWIEREDHTVAANLAVWYDVKKASGEGTKWLKDMRQWWRRSGRDQTMPIDGVSGATRPAGQHQLRFTDGKAPLGTLAPGHYELIVEAAREVGGHETQRIAFDWPAKAAEHLSAKGTDELGQITLDLNP, encoded by the coding sequence ATGCATCGCTGCCTGCCAATCGCGCTTTGCCTTTTCGCCGCCCCGGCGTTCGCCGCGGACATGAACCTCACCGTGGAAATCCCCACGCTGAAGGCCGCCGAATACCACCGGCCCTACGTGGCGGTGTGGATCGAACGCGAAGACCACACGGTCGCCGCCAACCTGGCCGTCTGGTACGACGTGAAGAAGGCCAGCGGCGAAGGCACGAAGTGGCTGAAGGACATGCGCCAGTGGTGGCGCCGCAGCGGGCGTGACCAGACGATGCCGATCGACGGCGTGTCGGGCGCGACGCGTCCGGCCGGCCAGCACCAGCTGCGCTTTACCGACGGCAAGGCACCGCTGGGCACGCTCGCCCCGGGCCACTACGAACTGATCGTCGAGGCCGCGCGCGAAGTCGGCGGCCACGAGACCCAGCGCATCGCGTTCGACTGGCCGGCCAAAGCCGCCGAACACCTTTCCGCCAAGGGCACCGATGAACTTGGCCAGATCACCCTCGACCTCAATCCCTGA
- a CDS encoding DUF4198 domain-containing protein has product MKHTLACAALTAALILPFAAQAHKMWMVPSSTVVSSDDAWVTVDAAVSNDLYYPDHFPAQLDQLVITAPDGSQVKPENPWTGKYRSAFDLPVPQKGTYRIALVNQGLFANYEQDGKKKRWRGTSAELKTAIPADAKNVQVSEMASRVETFVTQGKPGGAALKPTGKGLELVPVTQPNDLVTGEKATFQLLLDGKPAGNLKVTAIDGATRYRNAQDEMDTQTDKDGKFSFTFATPGMYWVNASTVDDKTSAKEAKQRRIAYTATLEVLPQ; this is encoded by the coding sequence ATGAAGCACACGCTTGCCTGCGCCGCGCTCACCGCCGCGCTGATCCTTCCGTTCGCCGCGCAGGCGCACAAGATGTGGATGGTGCCCTCGTCCACCGTGGTCTCCAGCGACGATGCCTGGGTGACCGTGGATGCGGCCGTGTCCAACGATCTTTACTATCCGGACCACTTCCCGGCGCAGCTCGACCAGCTGGTGATCACCGCGCCGGACGGCAGCCAGGTGAAGCCGGAAAACCCGTGGACCGGCAAGTACCGCAGCGCGTTCGACCTGCCGGTGCCGCAGAAGGGCACCTACCGCATCGCGCTGGTGAACCAGGGCCTGTTCGCGAACTATGAGCAGGACGGCAAGAAGAAGCGCTGGCGCGGTACGTCGGCCGAGCTGAAGACGGCGATCCCCGCCGACGCGAAGAACGTGCAGGTAAGCGAGATGGCCTCGCGCGTCGAGACCTTCGTCACCCAGGGCAAGCCGGGTGGCGCGGCGCTGAAGCCGACCGGCAAGGGCCTGGAGCTCGTGCCGGTGACCCAGCCGAACGACCTGGTCACCGGGGAGAAGGCGACGTTCCAGCTGCTGCTCGACGGCAAGCCGGCCGGCAACCTGAAGGTCACCGCGATCGACGGCGCCACGCGCTATCGCAACGCGCAGGACGAGATGGATACCCAGACCGACAAGGATGGCAAGTTCAGTTTCACCTTTGCCACGCCGGGCATGTACTGGGTGAACGCCAGCACGGTAGACGACAAGACCTCGGCGAAGGAAGCGAAGCAGCGTCGCATCGCCTACACCGCCACGCTCGAAGTGCTGCCGCAGTGA
- a CDS encoding FAD:protein FMN transferase, whose amino-acid sequence MSLPRGCRRGGVLLLLLCLVTFAATATDVRRFEGETMGTTWSVNAVLPPKVEDAAVERGIQAEVDRVVAQMSTYEADSDLSRFNRAPAGTWQVLPPEFYTVLRYALSLARDSGGAYDPTVGPLVNLWGFGPDKRPHDAPDANAIAAAKARVGWARVTLDDAGHRAFQPGGVYVDLSSVAKGFGVDQVARFLDRAGVHDYLVEIGGELRAHGRKPDGTPWHVGIETPGAASGAVDNVDEIGRIVSLRDQAIATSGDYRHFFETGGKFYSHHIDPRTGYPVTHTVASVSIIADDCMHADSLGTTMTVLGPDEGMAYAKRHGVAVLFVLYAGDGRFEQRMSPAFAAAMKP is encoded by the coding sequence ATGAGCCTGCCACGTGGATGCCGTCGCGGGGGCGTCCTGCTCCTGTTGCTGTGCCTCGTCACGTTCGCCGCCACGGCGACCGACGTGCGTCGGTTCGAAGGCGAGACGATGGGCACCACGTGGTCGGTCAATGCGGTGCTCCCGCCGAAGGTGGAAGACGCCGCGGTCGAACGAGGCATCCAGGCCGAAGTCGATCGCGTCGTCGCGCAGATGAGCACCTACGAAGCGGACTCGGACCTCAGCCGGTTCAACCGTGCGCCGGCCGGTACCTGGCAAGTGTTGCCGCCCGAGTTCTACACGGTGCTGCGCTACGCGTTATCGCTGGCACGGGATTCGGGCGGCGCGTATGACCCGACCGTGGGGCCACTGGTGAACCTGTGGGGCTTCGGCCCGGACAAGCGTCCGCACGATGCCCCGGATGCCAACGCGATCGCGGCGGCGAAGGCACGTGTAGGCTGGGCGCGGGTGACGCTCGACGATGCGGGGCATCGCGCGTTCCAGCCGGGTGGTGTCTACGTGGATCTGTCGTCCGTCGCCAAGGGCTTCGGCGTGGACCAGGTCGCGCGCTTCCTCGATCGCGCGGGTGTGCACGACTACCTCGTCGAGATCGGCGGCGAATTGCGCGCGCATGGCCGCAAGCCGGACGGCACGCCGTGGCACGTCGGCATCGAGACCCCGGGCGCGGCATCGGGCGCGGTCGACAATGTCGACGAGATCGGCCGGATTGTCTCGCTGCGCGACCAGGCGATCGCCACCTCCGGCGATTACCGCCACTTCTTCGAAACGGGTGGGAAGTTCTATTCCCACCACATCGACCCGCGCACCGGTTATCCGGTGACGCATACCGTCGCCTCGGTCAGCATCATCGCCGACGATTGCATGCATGCCGATTCGCTCGGCACGACGATGACGGTGCTTGGGCCAGACGAAGGCATGGCTTACGCGAAGCGCCACGGCGTGGCCGTGTTGTTCGTGCTGTATGCCGGCGACGGCAGGTTCGAGCAACGCATGTCGCCCGCGTTCGCCGCAGCGATGAAGCCGTGA
- a CDS encoding sulfite reductase subunit alpha: protein MIDAGLFDAGGIQLGSPIRLAVAAGAVIGWGAWTAVVARPRKGAADAARHEGSVLVVHASQTGFATELAERTAQLIRDGGTPADLRGIASLTLHDLASASRVLFIASTTGEGDAPDDATRFQREVMRAGADLHGLSYAVLALGDRDYEDFCAFGRELDRWLREHGATPWFDRVDVDNGDEGALRHWQGQVSALTGAPEQPDWSRPAYQPWRLAERRLLNPGSAGGPCFHIALVPSEPAWLAWDAGDVVEIGPRRARGDEALLPHREYSIASVPGDGALHLVVRQQRHADGSLGPGSGWLTALAEQGDTIDLRVRRNASFHAPADARPMLLVGNGTGIAGLRALLKTRIARGHRRNWLLFGERHERVDRLHVDELEDWRDDGGIERLDLAWSREAQGPRYVQDRLRVAADAVRRFVDEGASVYVCGGLAGMAPGVDAALREILGDRGVEDLAAAGRYRRDVY, encoded by the coding sequence GTGATCGACGCGGGCCTGTTCGACGCTGGCGGGATCCAGCTGGGCTCGCCCATCCGGCTCGCCGTGGCGGCGGGTGCGGTGATTGGCTGGGGCGCGTGGACGGCCGTCGTGGCGCGCCCACGCAAGGGCGCCGCCGATGCGGCCCGCCACGAGGGTAGCGTGCTCGTGGTCCACGCGTCGCAGACCGGCTTCGCCACCGAACTGGCCGAACGCACCGCCCAACTGATCCGTGACGGCGGCACGCCCGCCGACCTGCGCGGCATCGCGTCGCTCACGCTGCACGACCTTGCCTCCGCCTCGCGCGTGTTGTTCATCGCGAGCACCACGGGCGAAGGCGATGCGCCGGACGATGCCACGCGGTTCCAGCGCGAGGTGATGCGCGCGGGCGCCGACCTGCACGGGCTCAGCTACGCGGTGCTCGCGCTGGGCGATCGCGACTACGAAGACTTCTGCGCGTTTGGCCGTGAGCTGGACCGCTGGTTGCGCGAACACGGGGCCACGCCGTGGTTCGATCGGGTGGACGTCGACAATGGCGACGAAGGCGCATTGCGCCACTGGCAGGGCCAGGTCAGCGCGTTGACCGGCGCACCGGAGCAGCCCGACTGGTCGCGTCCGGCGTACCAGCCGTGGCGCCTGGCGGAGCGGCGTTTGCTGAATCCCGGTAGCGCGGGTGGCCCCTGTTTCCATATCGCCCTCGTGCCCAGCGAGCCGGCGTGGCTCGCGTGGGACGCGGGCGACGTGGTCGAGATCGGCCCGCGGCGTGCGCGCGGCGACGAGGCCTTGTTGCCGCATCGCGAATACTCGATCGCGTCCGTGCCGGGCGACGGTGCCTTGCACCTCGTCGTCCGCCAGCAGCGCCACGCCGACGGATCGCTCGGCCCGGGTTCGGGCTGGCTGACCGCGCTGGCAGAGCAGGGCGACACGATCGACCTGCGCGTGCGCCGCAACGCGTCCTTCCATGCGCCGGCCGATGCGCGTCCAATGTTGCTGGTCGGCAACGGCACCGGCATCGCCGGCTTGCGCGCTTTGCTGAAGACCCGGATCGCGCGCGGGCATCGGCGTAACTGGCTGTTGTTCGGCGAGCGGCATGAACGCGTCGACCGGCTGCATGTCGACGAACTGGAAGACTGGCGCGACGACGGCGGAATCGAACGGCTGGACCTCGCCTGGTCGCGCGAAGCCCAGGGCCCGCGTTACGTGCAGGACCGCCTCCGGGTGGCGGCGGATGCCGTGCGCCGCTTCGTCGACGAGGGTGCGAGCGTTTACGTGTGCGGCGGCCTCGCCGGCATGGCGCCGGGCGTGGATGCAGCGCTTCGCGAGATCCTCGGCGACCGTGGCGTGGAAGACCTCGCGGCGGCCGGGCGTTACCGCCGCGACGTCTACTGA
- a CDS encoding HAD-IA family hydrolase encodes MQLQPGQVLDARALLFDMDGTLIDSRVVVEKIWKRWCDEVGLDWGYVLPRLHGVRMYDSVKELTPKGMDVDAVYQRLYREEVEDVDGIVPIPGALELLASLPADRWTIVTSADTVLAKARLGAAGIVPPPKMVTGEIVTLGKPHPEGYLLGAERMGASASDCFVFEDAKAGIDAGLAAGSRVIAIAGDHPSEIPPGVAWVTDLTALRYDGIHDDKLRLRVV; translated from the coding sequence ATGCAGCTCCAACCCGGCCAGGTGCTCGATGCACGGGCCCTGCTCTTCGACATGGACGGCACGCTGATCGATTCGCGCGTCGTCGTCGAAAAAATCTGGAAGCGCTGGTGCGACGAAGTCGGCCTCGACTGGGGCTACGTGCTACCCCGCCTGCATGGCGTGCGCATGTACGACTCGGTGAAGGAACTCACCCCGAAGGGCATGGACGTCGACGCGGTCTACCAGCGGCTCTATCGCGAAGAAGTGGAAGACGTCGATGGCATCGTGCCGATCCCGGGCGCGCTGGAACTCCTCGCATCGCTGCCCGCCGACCGCTGGACCATCGTCACCTCGGCCGACACCGTGCTGGCGAAGGCGCGCCTCGGTGCGGCCGGCATCGTCCCGCCGCCGAAGATGGTCACCGGCGAGATCGTGACGCTCGGCAAGCCGCACCCGGAAGGCTACCTGCTCGGCGCGGAGCGCATGGGAGCGAGCGCGTCCGACTGCTTCGTGTTCGAGGACGCGAAAGCCGGCATCGATGCGGGGCTGGCCGCCGGCTCGCGTGTCATCGCCATCGCCGGCGATCATCCCAGCGAGATCCCGCCGGGCGTCGCATGGGTCACCGATCTCACCGCGCTGCGTTACGACGGGATCCACGACGACAAGCTGCGCCTGCGCGTCGTCTAG
- a CDS encoding M56 family metallopeptidase, whose translation MDTFVDTFVNRLGAASLQALAFAAVVWVLCRSVRSLSASTRSWLWWLVAAQMIAVFFVPGTIRLPLLPAAAPATATVAAGLPSATTFVPADAGLPADTWAWSWPAALLVAWGTLVVVQLAIGIVRWRRLSDIVARAMPHDDVRLETLCAQRARALGLARSPRLAVSAEVDSPQVVGLLRPTILLPLDDSLADDEREMALMHELAHVRRGDLLLGGIPALARTLFFFHPVAHVAVREYAVCREAACDALAVDRGQLAAGAYGRLLLRLGVMPHPHHALPGASPTFRILKRRLDMLGQSQDARPRIITTLLVASLAVAAALPWRVVAADQQVATPMSAPTTAQADTPVIVDKASPAAKPVHAASLTPAARAAVAAAPAPAAPAVAVIVDKKGVGSAPAVAMYGVPAPPAPPTPAAPAAPAAPAAPAAPAPMITTRLPAPPPPPAPPKAPPAPPAPPIVHGTDILTVDDHGPSRFESISERNGYISITNNDGRWVLRDPAYLARIRAIYQDGFKDAAPEPRMDPKREAELDQRQAMLEAKMNKLAERQGELATRAADPSHPRDDAAYSQGQAAIGREQAEVGRQMGEVARERAMQGRTEAEWGQAQAERARKANEKVAAVLAEAMKKNALVRAD comes from the coding sequence ATGGATACCTTCGTCGATACCTTCGTGAACCGCCTGGGCGCCGCCTCGCTGCAGGCGCTGGCCTTCGCCGCCGTGGTCTGGGTGCTCTGCCGCAGCGTGCGCTCGCTCAGCGCGTCGACCCGCTCGTGGTTGTGGTGGCTGGTCGCCGCGCAGATGATCGCGGTGTTCTTCGTGCCGGGCACGATCCGGCTACCACTGCTGCCGGCCGCCGCGCCGGCCACTGCGACCGTCGCCGCCGGGCTGCCTTCCGCGACCACCTTCGTTCCTGCGGATGCCGGCCTGCCCGCCGACACGTGGGCGTGGTCGTGGCCCGCCGCGTTGCTTGTCGCATGGGGCACGCTGGTCGTCGTGCAGCTGGCGATCGGCATCGTGCGCTGGCGTCGGCTGTCGGACATCGTGGCGCGTGCCATGCCGCACGACGACGTGCGCCTGGAAACGCTGTGCGCACAGCGTGCCCGCGCCCTCGGCCTCGCGCGTTCGCCGCGCCTCGCTGTGTCCGCCGAAGTCGACTCGCCGCAGGTCGTCGGCCTGCTCCGCCCGACCATCCTGCTTCCGCTCGACGACAGCCTTGCCGACGACGAGCGCGAGATGGCGCTGATGCACGAGCTGGCCCACGTGCGCCGCGGCGACCTGCTGCTCGGCGGCATCCCGGCACTGGCCCGCACCCTGTTCTTTTTCCATCCCGTGGCCCACGTCGCCGTGCGCGAATACGCCGTGTGCCGCGAAGCCGCGTGTGACGCGCTGGCGGTCGACCGTGGCCAGCTTGCGGCTGGCGCCTATGGCCGCCTCCTGCTGCGCCTCGGCGTCATGCCCCATCCGCACCACGCCCTGCCCGGTGCCTCCCCCACCTTCCGCATCCTGAAACGGAGACTCGACATGCTTGGCCAGTCCCAGGACGCCCGTCCGCGCATCATCACCACGCTTCTCGTCGCATCGCTCGCGGTTGCCGCAGCCCTGCCCTGGCGCGTCGTCGCCGCCGACCAGCAGGTCGCCACGCCGATGAGCGCACCGACCACCGCGCAGGCCGACACGCCGGTCATCGTCGACAAGGCATCGCCGGCGGCGAAGCCTGTCCACGCGGCATCGCTGACGCCAGCCGCACGAGCCGCGGTGGCCGCCGCGCCCGCACCCGCGGCACCGGCCGTCGCCGTGATCGTCGACAAGAAGGGTGTCGGCAGTGCGCCCGCCGTCGCGATGTACGGCGTGCCGGCACCGCCAGCACCGCCGACACCGGCCGCTCCGGCGGCGCCCGCCGCGCCCGCCGCGCCCGCTGCCCCCGCACCGATGATCACCACGCGCCTGCCGGCACCGCCCCCGCCGCCGGCACCGCCGAAAGCCCCGCCGGCTCCGCCCGCGCCACCCATCGTGCACGGCACCGACATCCTCACGGTGGACGACCACGGCCCGTCGCGCTTCGAATCGATCAGCGAGCGCAACGGTTACATCAGCATCACCAACAACGACGGCCGTTGGGTGCTGCGCGACCCGGCCTACCTCGCACGCATCCGCGCCATCTACCAGGATGGCTTCAAGGACGCCGCGCCGGAACCGCGCATGGATCCGAAGCGTGAAGCCGAACTCGACCAGCGCCAGGCGATGCTCGAAGCGAAGATGAACAAGCTGGCCGAACGCCAGGGCGAGCTCGCCACGCGCGCCGCCGATCCGAGCCACCCGCGCGACGATGCCGCGTACAGCCAGGGCCAGGCCGCGATCGGCCGCGAACAGGCCGAGGTGGGCCGGCAGATGGGTGAAGTCGCCCGCGAACGCGCCATGCAGGGTCGCACCGAAGCCGAGTGGGGCCAGGCCCAGGCGGAGAGAGCACGCAAGGCGAACGAGAAGGTCGCCGCCGTGCTCGCCGAGGCGATGAAGAAGAACGCACTGGTGCGCGCGGACTGA
- a CDS encoding BlaI/MecI/CopY family transcriptional regulator gives MSRKTIGDQELALLQHIEETPKSSVAEVCAAYGEARGLARSTVLTMMERLRAKGYLTRRKADGAFRYSATGEAGEVMTGAVARFVERTLQGSVSPFVAWMAERGQVSDNELAELEALVGQLQSKRKGR, from the coding sequence ATGAGCAGGAAGACGATCGGCGACCAGGAACTGGCGCTGCTCCAGCACATCGAGGAAACGCCGAAGAGTTCGGTGGCCGAGGTGTGCGCCGCCTACGGCGAAGCGCGTGGCCTGGCCCGCTCCACCGTGCTGACCATGATGGAACGCCTGCGGGCGAAGGGTTACCTCACCCGCCGCAAGGCCGACGGCGCCTTCCGCTACAGCGCCACCGGCGAAGCCGGCGAAGTGATGACCGGTGCCGTCGCCCGTTTCGTCGAGCGCACGCTGCAAGGCTCCGTCTCGCCGTTCGTCGCATGGATGGCCGAACGCGGCCAGGTCAGCGACAACGAACTGGCCGAACTGGAAGCCCTGGTCGGCCAGTTGCAGTCGAAGCGCAAGGGGCGTTGA
- a CDS encoding HU family DNA-binding protein, protein MATTKKTAAKKAASKAPAKAAKAPAALKPIKDPLSKSSLVSHIVEQSGVDSKSVKAVLASLEGAINASVHKKGAGTFTLPGLLKITSVAVAAKPKRKGKDPFTGEERWFAAKPASVKVKVRPLKKLKDAAA, encoded by the coding sequence ATGGCCACTACCAAAAAAACGGCGGCGAAGAAGGCTGCTTCCAAGGCTCCCGCCAAGGCTGCGAAGGCGCCTGCAGCGCTCAAGCCGATCAAGGATCCGTTGTCGAAGTCGTCGCTGGTCTCGCACATCGTCGAGCAGAGCGGCGTGGACTCGAAGAGCGTGAAGGCCGTCCTGGCCTCGCTCGAAGGCGCCATCAACGCGTCGGTCCACAAGAAGGGCGCTGGCACGTTCACGCTGCCGGGCCTGCTGAAGATCACCTCCGTTGCCGTGGCTGCCAAGCCGAAGCGCAAGGGCAAGGATCCGTTCACGGGTGAAGAGCGCTGGTTCGCCGCCAAGCCCGCCTCGGTCAAGGTCAAGGTCCGTCCGCTCAAGAAGCTCAAGGACGCGGCTGCCTGA